In Thermorudis peleae, a genomic segment contains:
- the prmA gene encoding 50S ribosomal protein L11 methyltransferase, with amino-acid sequence MELRETTSKPSAQRGRWLELSVEAMAEAVDAVVDLFSRYSYQGGVAVSHAVAPAPDQEGGTIDETKPARVAAYLPLDEFADQRVEAIRQGLWHLEQIQPIGELHIRVIAEEDWAESWKQFFPILHIGKRIVIRPSWQDYTPQSGEIVIDLDPGMAFGTGLHPTTRHCLELLEDLSLQGAILLDAGAGSGILSIAAIKLGAQAVDAVELDPVAIDVLKANLLRNNVASAVTVHQGDILSLPLPQRYSCIVANIFARVLIEAAPRFRRALMPSGLMILSGIITEARDDVVQRYRHLGFTVRDQRQEGDWVTLLLQRNDDL; translated from the coding sequence ATGGAACTGCGCGAAACAACAAGTAAACCCTCAGCACAACGAGGACGCTGGCTAGAACTCAGTGTTGAAGCCATGGCTGAAGCAGTCGATGCTGTCGTCGATCTCTTTAGTCGCTACAGCTATCAGGGCGGGGTAGCTGTTTCCCACGCCGTCGCTCCTGCACCTGACCAGGAAGGCGGCACAATCGATGAGACGAAGCCTGCCCGTGTTGCCGCTTACTTGCCACTTGATGAATTCGCTGACCAGCGTGTTGAAGCAATTCGACAAGGGCTCTGGCACTTGGAGCAGATTCAGCCGATCGGTGAACTTCATATTCGAGTGATTGCAGAAGAAGACTGGGCAGAGAGCTGGAAACAATTTTTCCCCATTCTGCATATCGGCAAGCGCATCGTTATTCGCCCGAGTTGGCAAGATTATACACCGCAGTCAGGCGAGATCGTGATCGACCTCGATCCCGGAATGGCATTCGGCACTGGGTTACACCCAACAACCCGGCATTGTTTGGAGTTGCTTGAAGACCTGTCACTCCAAGGTGCAATTCTGCTTGATGCGGGGGCAGGATCAGGCATTTTGTCAATCGCGGCCATAAAGCTTGGCGCACAAGCCGTTGATGCTGTTGAACTTGATCCAGTCGCGATTGACGTACTCAAAGCAAACCTGCTTCGCAACAATGTCGCATCGGCTGTTACCGTGCACCAAGGAGATATCTTGTCACTGCCACTTCCTCAACGCTATTCCTGCATTGTCGCCAACATCTTTGCCCGAGTCCTCATCGAAGCCGCCCCACGTTTTCGTCGAGCGCTTATGCCCAGCGGCTTGATGATCTTAAGTGGCATTATTACTGAGGCACGTGACGATGTCGTTCAGCGCTACCGCCATCTCGGCTTCACCGTGCGTGATCAGCGGCAAGAAGGCGACTGGGTAACCCTGTTACTCCAGCGAAACGACGACCTATGA
- a CDS encoding sugar phosphate nucleotidyltransferase, protein MHVIIPVGGLGTRLRPHTWSKPKPLVTVAGKPILGHVLDHLLSLPLETVVFITGFLGEQIEEYVREHYDLNVRFVEQPEPLGQSHAILQAKGLVEGPTLIVFPDLIFEADLAALAECNADGAIFVKEVEDPRRFGVVVFEDGRITRLVEKPQTPVSRLAVVGIYYLREIQDLFQAIEEQIARDLKKGNEFYLADALQLMIDAGRRFVWLPVSVWEDCGTVEALLATNRYLLSRQQQSVTTNVQANAVIIPPVVIDPTATVEHSVIGPYVSIGPKANVSHAIITDSIIDEGARITMATLTRSIVGRWADVQGDFMQVNVGDSSQIRFERTDGTARNNK, encoded by the coding sequence ATGCACGTCATCATCCCAGTTGGGGGGCTTGGCACACGGCTGCGTCCCCATACGTGGAGCAAGCCCAAGCCGCTCGTCACGGTAGCGGGAAAGCCTATTCTTGGACATGTGCTCGATCATCTGCTTTCTCTGCCGCTCGAAACCGTCGTCTTTATCACTGGCTTTCTCGGTGAGCAGATCGAAGAATATGTCCGCGAGCACTACGACCTCAACGTTCGCTTTGTCGAGCAACCAGAGCCGCTTGGCCAATCCCACGCGATTTTGCAGGCAAAAGGACTGGTTGAGGGACCAACCTTGATCGTCTTCCCCGACTTGATCTTTGAAGCTGATCTTGCCGCACTAGCGGAGTGCAACGCCGATGGTGCGATCTTTGTGAAAGAGGTCGAGGATCCAAGACGGTTCGGTGTCGTTGTTTTCGAAGATGGACGAATTACGCGACTGGTCGAAAAACCGCAAACCCCTGTCTCGCGGTTGGCAGTTGTCGGAATCTACTACCTTCGCGAAATCCAAGACCTCTTCCAGGCTATCGAGGAGCAAATCGCTCGTGACCTCAAGAAGGGCAATGAGTTTTATCTGGCCGACGCACTTCAATTGATGATCGATGCCGGCAGGCGCTTCGTTTGGCTCCCCGTTTCCGTTTGGGAAGACTGTGGCACAGTCGAAGCACTGCTTGCCACCAATCGGTATTTGCTTAGCCGCCAACAGCAATCTGTCACAACCAATGTTCAGGCAAACGCAGTCATTATTCCACCAGTTGTGATTGATCCAACAGCTACAGTCGAACACAGCGTGATCGGCCCCTATGTCAGTATCGGCCCAAAGGCGAATGTTTCACACGCGATCATCACGGACTCGATTATTGATGAAGGAGCGCGAATCACCATGGCGACCCTCACTCGCTCGATCGTTGGCCGATGGGCCGATGTGCAAGGGGACTTCATGCAGGTCAACGTCGGCGATTCGTCGCAGATCAGGTTTGAGCGTACCGATGGAACTGCGCGAAACAACAAGTAA
- a CDS encoding ABC-ATPase domain-containing protein: MRDIATLRVILQRIDRRGYKAYEEIRGLYRADWITLAIDHVQGDPFASPSRVRLIVPRSRLQLPACTNRIRRVALENVLARRARQIAAEHAPRRMGTGKSGLVFIDAGGQEVLERTACRIFDDHIELRLSVGLPAAGRTILGKAAEQLLVDFLPHLAKETFLLSPVEYQEAEQFTALIEDAESLREQLGEHRLVAFVADGAILPRRSGVSQEPLLGPAVVRFQSPPDLQLELATPNSGRVRGMGIPEGVTVIVGGGFHGKSTLLEALARGIYNHIPGDGRERVVTRADAVKIRAEDGRRIVGVDLSAFIRSLPLGQSTQFFTTDNASGSTSQAANILEALEAGSRLLLMDEDTCATNFMIRDELMRELVPDDAEPIVPFIDRVRQLYRDVGVSTIIVMGGAGDYLRVADTVIWMHAYRPEHVTERAHQIASSRHHVTFVPPDPWPGVTERVPLPESIDPRRRDRTRVRSHGTEEVTFGFETIDLRQVEQIVDPSQTRAIGDALVLALQRGIIDGKRSMAEILDVLERVLDEEGLDALSPFRGHPGDYARPRRYELAAALNRLRTLQVKQRRSKPQH; encoded by the coding sequence GTGCGCGATATCGCCACATTGCGCGTGATTTTGCAGCGTATTGACCGTCGTGGCTACAAAGCGTATGAAGAGATCCGCGGACTCTATCGCGCAGACTGGATTACGCTGGCAATCGATCACGTTCAAGGCGATCCATTTGCTTCTCCTTCACGTGTGCGCCTCATCGTGCCACGTTCACGATTGCAGTTGCCTGCCTGCACAAACCGCATTCGGCGCGTTGCTCTTGAAAATGTCCTGGCGCGACGTGCTCGGCAGATTGCTGCTGAACATGCACCCCGTCGCATGGGGACAGGGAAATCTGGCTTGGTGTTCATTGATGCTGGTGGCCAGGAAGTCCTTGAGCGGACAGCGTGCCGTATTTTCGACGACCATATCGAATTACGTCTCAGCGTCGGCTTGCCTGCTGCCGGCCGAACAATCTTGGGGAAGGCTGCCGAGCAATTGCTTGTTGATTTTCTGCCGCACCTTGCAAAAGAAACGTTTCTCCTCTCGCCAGTCGAGTATCAAGAAGCTGAGCAGTTTACCGCGCTTATTGAGGATGCTGAATCATTACGTGAGCAACTAGGGGAGCATCGTCTTGTAGCGTTTGTCGCGGATGGAGCTATTCTCCCGCGACGCAGTGGGGTCAGTCAGGAACCACTCCTTGGTCCGGCAGTCGTGCGTTTCCAGAGCCCTCCCGATCTTCAACTTGAGCTTGCCACGCCAAACAGTGGACGCGTGCGAGGGATGGGCATTCCGGAGGGTGTTACGGTAATTGTTGGCGGCGGATTTCATGGTAAATCAACGTTGCTGGAGGCGCTTGCCCGAGGGATCTATAACCACATTCCCGGCGATGGACGGGAACGGGTTGTAACCCGCGCAGATGCCGTCAAGATTCGTGCAGAAGATGGGCGCCGCATTGTTGGTGTGGACCTCAGTGCCTTCATCCGCAGCTTGCCGTTGGGGCAATCAACCCAGTTCTTTACCACTGATAACGCCAGTGGTTCAACATCGCAGGCGGCCAATATTCTTGAGGCCCTTGAGGCCGGATCACGGTTGCTGCTGATGGATGAAGATACCTGTGCGACAAACTTTATGATTCGCGACGAGCTTATGCGAGAGCTTGTTCCAGACGACGCTGAGCCGATCGTGCCGTTCATTGATCGTGTTCGTCAGCTTTATCGGGACGTCGGCGTCTCAACGATTATTGTGATGGGTGGGGCAGGAGATTATCTGCGTGTTGCTGATACAGTCATTTGGATGCATGCGTACCGGCCTGAGCACGTAACCGAGCGTGCTCACCAGATTGCCTCATCTCGCCATCACGTGACGTTTGTGCCGCCTGATCCGTGGCCTGGTGTTACTGAACGTGTGCCACTACCCGAAAGTATTGACCCCCGACGTCGGGATCGCACCCGTGTCCGTTCACATGGTACGGAAGAGGTCACGTTTGGCTTTGAGACGATTGATCTGCGCCAGGTCGAGCAAATCGTGGATCCAAGCCAAACTCGAGCCATTGGCGATGCGCTGGTTCTCGCCTTGCAACGTGGGATTATCGATGGCAAACGAAGCATGGCAGAAATCCTCGATGTGCTTGAACGGGTGCTTGATGAAGAAGGCCTTGATGCTCTTTCCCCCTTTCGTGGGCATCCAGGCGACTACGCACGTCCGCGGCGGTACGAACTTGCCGCGGCGCTGAATCGACTTCGAACGTTGCAAGTTAAGCAACGTCGCTCGAAACCGCAGCACTAG
- the rho gene encoding transcription termination factor Rho, whose translation MKTTTTTVPPVEPTVTEEAPEVAAINVAELEAKSIDELQTIARDFGITNAARLKKPDLINRILQVQVERQGGVFGQGVLEIVEEGHGFLRGERYLPGPNDIYVSPSQIRRFGLRTGDWVAGHIRPPKENEKFYSLLRVETVNGMDPETARRRPNFDTLTPIFPMELINLETEPHILSTRLVNLVAPIGRGQRGLIVSPPKAGKTILLKQIANGITTNYKDIYLIVLLIGERPEEVTDMRRSVEGEVISSTFDEPVEDHIKVAEMTLERAKRLVECGWDVVILLDSITRLARAYNLVVPPSGRTLSGGIDPVALYPPKRFFGAARNIEGGGSLTIIATCLIDTGSRMDDVIYEEFKGTGNMELHLDRKLAERRIYPAIDIQRSGTRREELLLDEQTLRQVWTMRRMVSMLGGTDGTELVLGRLAKTANNAEFLATLHKDI comes from the coding sequence ATGAAAACCACAACAACGACCGTTCCTCCGGTTGAGCCGACAGTTACTGAGGAGGCTCCCGAGGTTGCAGCGATCAATGTAGCGGAGCTTGAAGCCAAGTCAATTGATGAATTGCAGACCATCGCCCGTGACTTCGGGATTACCAATGCGGCTCGTCTCAAGAAGCCTGATCTGATCAATCGCATTCTCCAGGTCCAAGTGGAACGCCAAGGTGGTGTTTTTGGTCAGGGTGTGTTGGAAATCGTCGAGGAGGGGCATGGATTTTTGCGCGGTGAGCGCTATCTTCCAGGCCCGAACGATATCTACGTTTCGCCGTCACAGATTCGACGCTTTGGTTTGCGAACTGGTGACTGGGTAGCCGGACACATTCGGCCACCGAAGGAGAACGAGAAGTTCTACAGCTTGCTTCGGGTTGAGACCGTCAATGGGATGGATCCGGAAACTGCTCGCCGCCGACCGAACTTCGATACCCTCACACCCATTTTCCCAATGGAACTGATTAATCTTGAGACTGAGCCACACATCCTTTCGACGCGGCTTGTCAACCTTGTTGCTCCCATTGGGCGTGGTCAGCGTGGTTTGATTGTTTCGCCACCGAAAGCCGGTAAGACAATCTTGCTCAAGCAGATTGCGAATGGCATCACGACTAATTATAAAGACATCTACCTGATTGTTCTCTTGATCGGTGAGCGCCCCGAAGAAGTAACCGATATGCGACGCTCGGTTGAGGGCGAAGTTATCTCGTCGACCTTCGATGAGCCGGTTGAAGACCATATCAAAGTTGCTGAAATGACGCTCGAGCGGGCCAAGCGGTTGGTAGAGTGTGGTTGGGATGTGGTAATTTTGCTCGATTCCATCACTCGCCTTGCACGAGCCTACAACCTCGTCGTTCCGCCGAGCGGACGTACGCTTTCCGGTGGTATCGATCCTGTAGCGCTCTATCCGCCCAAGCGCTTCTTCGGTGCGGCGCGCAATATTGAGGGCGGCGGTAGTCTCACGATTATCGCAACCTGCTTGATCGATACGGGTTCCCGCATGGATGATGTCATCTACGAGGAATTCAAAGGTACCGGTAACATGGAACTTCATCTTGATCGAAAGCTCGCCGAACGCCGGATCTATCCTGCAATCGATATTCAGCGCTCTGGTACCCGCCGCGAAGAGTTGCTGCTGGATGAGCAGACACTTCGCCAGGTCTGGACGATGCGCCGCATGGTTTCGATGCTGGGCGGCACTGATGGGACCGAATTGGTGTTGGGCCGCTTAGCAAAGACAGCAAACAATGCCGAGTTTTTGGCTACCTTGCACAAGGACATCTAA
- a CDS encoding 16S rRNA (uracil(1498)-N(3))-methyltransferase translates to MSRHGHRFYVNSLLSAGQELSLPPDVAHQVHLVLRLEPGDQITVFNGDGREWSATLTAVSRKQVIVQLGEPSLGRHLPAPSITLGLALLKREHFEFVIQKATELGVQHIVPLLTERTVVRLDAQRESMKHSRWQRIAIEAAEQSGRTELPTITEPCPLDAIRSQLTTSLSLVCWEHETSQHLTTCRFPQDANIFLLVGPEGGWTEGEIQRLRSWGAKTISLGPLTLRSETAAITAIAMVQAAFACQHPTSAAVSSDVA, encoded by the coding sequence ATGAGCCGACATGGGCATCGGTTCTACGTTAATTCCCTACTTTCGGCTGGTCAAGAGCTGTCGCTGCCTCCTGACGTGGCACACCAGGTGCATCTCGTCCTTCGTCTTGAGCCAGGCGACCAAATCACCGTCTTTAACGGAGACGGCAGGGAATGGTCAGCTACGCTTACTGCTGTCTCCCGAAAGCAGGTCATCGTACAGCTTGGTGAACCATCTCTTGGGCGCCACCTCCCTGCACCATCGATAACCCTTGGCCTTGCACTGCTCAAACGCGAGCATTTTGAGTTCGTGATTCAAAAGGCAACCGAACTCGGCGTACAACACATCGTTCCACTCCTCACTGAGCGCACGGTTGTCAGGCTTGATGCGCAGCGGGAATCAATGAAACACTCGCGTTGGCAGCGGATCGCTATTGAAGCCGCTGAACAATCAGGACGCACTGAATTGCCGACAATCACCGAGCCATGCCCACTTGATGCGATACGAAGCCAGTTGACGACGTCGTTGTCGCTTGTCTGCTGGGAACACGAAACCAGTCAGCATCTCACTACCTGTCGTTTCCCTCAAGACGCAAACATTTTTCTCTTGGTTGGGCCAGAAGGCGGTTGGACGGAAGGGGAAATTCAGCGGCTTCGCAGCTGGGGAGCCAAAACGATCTCGCTTGGTCCACTCACGCTTCGCAGCGAAACCGCAGCAATTACTGCCATTGCAATGGTGCAGGCAGCCTTTGCTTGCCAGCATCCAACTAGTGCTGCGGTTTCGAGCGACGTTGCTTAA
- the coaBC gene encoding bifunctional phosphopantothenoylcysteine decarboxylase/phosphopantothenate--cysteine ligase CoaBC produces the protein MVRVLRDRRIVLGVTGSIAVYKALDFVRQLTQAGAQVDVVMTEEAQAFVTALTFQTLTRRPVHTTAFEAWDAEQAGHVTLGANADIMIIAPATAQSIARLAHGFADDAVSLTALACPAPLIVAPAMDHYMYWHPAMQANLEILKSRGVILVGPDHGPLASGMVGDGRMASIDEILAVTRKALGRTGPLAGRRVVVTAGPTREFIDPIRFLTNASSGRMGYALAEAARDAGADVLLITGPTALPDPKALDVVHVTTAQEMYGAVKHAVQAADVLIMAAAVSDYRPRHVAREKIKKETPIQVLELERTVDILREINQPGLLKIGFAAETEQLISYAQEKLHAKNLDMIVANDAREAMGSEFSSVVLITAEGIIDRIERQSKVALAEAIIDHVAAMLRTRVATDERTP, from the coding sequence ATGGTTCGGGTGCTTCGTGATCGCCGAATCGTGCTTGGTGTAACGGGAAGCATTGCAGTGTACAAAGCGCTCGACTTCGTGCGACAGCTGACTCAGGCTGGTGCGCAAGTCGATGTCGTTATGACTGAGGAAGCTCAAGCTTTTGTCACTGCGCTCACGTTCCAGACGCTGACGCGTCGGCCAGTCCACACAACGGCATTTGAAGCCTGGGACGCTGAGCAGGCAGGACATGTTACGCTTGGGGCGAATGCTGACATAATGATCATCGCACCGGCTACTGCCCAGAGCATCGCTCGGCTTGCCCATGGCTTTGCCGATGATGCCGTCTCCTTAACTGCGCTTGCCTGTCCAGCCCCGTTGATTGTTGCTCCAGCCATGGATCATTACATGTATTGGCATCCAGCGATGCAGGCTAACCTGGAGATCCTCAAGTCGCGAGGCGTCATTCTCGTTGGACCAGATCACGGCCCACTTGCTTCAGGGATGGTTGGAGATGGGCGCATGGCCTCAATTGACGAGATTCTCGCGGTAACACGGAAAGCTCTTGGCCGTACTGGGCCGCTCGCTGGGCGGCGTGTTGTCGTCACGGCTGGACCCACCCGCGAGTTCATCGACCCTATTCGGTTCTTAACCAATGCTTCCAGTGGACGAATGGGATACGCGCTCGCTGAAGCCGCGCGCGATGCTGGTGCTGACGTCCTCTTGATTACTGGGCCAACTGCGTTACCTGACCCGAAGGCGCTGGACGTTGTGCATGTGACAACGGCTCAGGAAATGTACGGAGCAGTTAAGCACGCTGTGCAAGCGGCTGACGTGCTGATTATGGCTGCAGCTGTATCCGATTATCGACCGCGGCATGTTGCTCGCGAGAAGATCAAGAAAGAAACGCCGATACAGGTGCTTGAGCTTGAGCGAACGGTCGATATTCTGCGCGAGATTAATCAGCCAGGGTTACTTAAGATCGGGTTTGCCGCTGAGACTGAACAGCTTATTTCATATGCCCAAGAGAAATTACATGCCAAAAACCTTGACATGATTGTTGCTAATGATGCTCGTGAGGCAATGGGAAGTGAGTTTTCCAGCGTTGTGCTTATCACCGCCGAAGGCATTATTGACCGGATTGAGCGTCAGTCAAAAGTAGCCTTAGCAGAAGCTATCATTGATCATGTTGCTGCCATGCTCCGTACTCGCGTGGCAACGGACGAGAGGACGCCCTGA
- the glpX gene encoding class II fructose-bisphosphatase, with protein sequence MELDRNLAMELVRTTEAAALAAAAWVGRGDKNAADQAAVSAMRRMLSTVHMHGVVVIGEGEKDKAPMLYIGEEVGTGEPPEGDIAVDPIDGTRLCANGMPGAVSVIALAERGSMYYPPGIVYMNKIAVGPEAAHAIDIRLSPTENLHRIAEAKRMNIKLLTVVVLDRPRHQDLIAEIRRTGARIRLITDGDVGGAIMTALPHTGVDVLMGIGGSPEAVVAAAALKCVGGAIQCTLYPRDEEERQKAEAAGLDLNAVLHTDDLVRSDNVFFAVTGITTGDLVQGVRFTKHGARTYSIVMRSRTGTIRWIEAEHQLAKIQEYAQL encoded by the coding sequence ATGGAACTCGACCGTAATTTAGCGATGGAACTCGTGCGAACAACTGAAGCCGCAGCCCTTGCAGCGGCGGCCTGGGTTGGCCGTGGCGATAAGAACGCGGCTGATCAAGCTGCAGTGTCTGCCATGCGGCGGATGCTTTCCACCGTCCATATGCATGGCGTTGTCGTGATTGGTGAAGGGGAAAAAGACAAGGCTCCGATGCTCTATATTGGCGAAGAGGTTGGTACCGGGGAACCTCCCGAAGGGGATATCGCAGTTGATCCAATTGACGGTACGCGGCTATGCGCGAACGGGATGCCAGGGGCTGTCTCTGTGATCGCATTAGCCGAACGGGGCTCGATGTACTATCCACCGGGCATTGTTTACATGAACAAGATTGCCGTCGGCCCTGAAGCCGCACATGCCATTGACATTCGCCTGTCGCCAACTGAAAATCTGCATCGGATTGCCGAAGCAAAGCGGATGAACATCAAGTTGTTGACGGTCGTTGTCCTTGATCGTCCTCGCCACCAAGACCTCATCGCGGAAATTCGCCGGACGGGGGCGCGCATTCGCTTGATCACGGATGGCGATGTCGGTGGTGCCATCATGACTGCCTTGCCACATACTGGGGTTGATGTCCTCATGGGGATTGGTGGCTCTCCTGAAGCTGTTGTCGCTGCCGCAGCGCTCAAATGCGTTGGAGGTGCAATTCAATGCACGTTGTACCCTCGCGATGAGGAGGAACGACAAAAGGCAGAAGCAGCGGGGCTTGACCTGAACGCGGTTCTGCATACGGATGATCTTGTCCGTTCAGATAACGTCTTCTTCGCCGTTACCGGCATCACGACTGGTGATTTGGTTCAGGGGGTTCGTTTCACCAAGCATGGAGCACGGACGTATTCCATCGTGATGCGCTCGCGAACCGGAACCATACGCTGGATTGAGGCCGAGCACCAGTTGGCGAAGATTCAAGAATATGCCCAGCTGTGA